The sequence GCGCCGTAAGCGGCTTCGGCGCTTCGGCTGGTGTGAATGCCGTCAGTGGCGAGGACGCGGAAGCGTGGCTGACTGCTCGGCCTCAGGTTGCGCAAGTCGATGTCGACGCTGGTGTCGGTGAGATTTTGCTCGATGGTTTCCCAAGTGTCGCCGTTGTCCGCGCTGTACTGCACGTTGAAGAAGAGGTCGTCACCGTCGGCATCGTCGGCTTCCCAGGTCAACATGATGGTCTCGCCGCCTGCCGCGGCAGAGCCACCGTCTGTCGATAGAATATGCACGCTGGGCTCAGTCAGCCCGGCGCTCACCGAGTGCAGCAGGCCGCTCGGTCCCGTGATGTCGACGCGCGTCGTACCCGCCACGTAGGGCACCAGTTCGTTGATGAAAAGCAATTGCGTGTCGTCTTCCGTGGCGGCGCTGTCGGGCGTGAACGCATAGGTCTGCAGCGGGCCGCTGTCGTCGCGCAGCACGATGGTGTAGTCGCCGGGAACAGCAGGCTTCACGTCCAGTGCGTTGGAAACAACGAAGAGCGGTTCGAGGTGCGCGCTTGTCCCTTCAATCGTCCCGACCACGAGCAAGCGATCGGCGAGACCTCCCCCAACCCCCTCCTTGGCAAGGAGGGGGCGAGAGCCGACTCCGGAATTGTCCTCTCCCCGCATCGCCGCGGGGAGAGGATTAAGGTGAGGGGTCCTACCAAGCAGTTGGCGGGGAGCGGGGGCGGATTCGTGTGCCACTGCCGCACTCGTGGCGCCTGACTCGCTCCGGAACGCACCCAGCAAGCCCTCGTACGTCACATCGCTGACCCACAGATACGAGCGCAAGCTCATCAAGTCTTTCCACGCCGGCTCGTACAGCGCTCGCGTGGTGACGTCGAAGCCGTACATCGCCGCGTCGCCGCTGAGCACCGGGCTGATGCGGCCGTCGGTGTACGGCTCTGTGTGATCGCGACCCCAGGTATGGGCGAGCAGGTGAGCGCCGTACCAATCGCCGTAGGTGCCGTCGGTGTCCCAGGCGAAGGCCGGAATCAGGTCCGGCATGCCGGTGGGCCCCGCGGCGACGACGCCGGCAGCGCAGCCGGGCATGAGGCCGCGGGCATCGTAGACCATGCCGTAGTAGCGGGCGTTCGCGGGGATGTCGTAGCCGGAGGCGAGATCCCAGAGGCGTTTGGCGGCGAGGTAGGCATTGACCTCGCTACAGCTCGGCATGCCGCGGCCGGCGAAGTAAGTGCGTTCGATGACCTGCAAGTCGCTGATAGGGAAGGCGCGTTGCAGCCACGAGGCGAGCTGCGTGCGGTCGAGATCGTCGGGGTTGTAAGTCCGCCCGGCTTCCTCGTAGCCGACGCGATAGAGCACGAGAGTCTGCGGCGGCACGTCCTCGAAGGTCACTGAGGCGGAAGCTTCGTTGTTCGCACGATTCGCCTCCGTCGGATCGTCGTCCGGGTTCAACTCCGCCGTGAGCGCGACCGTGCCGTCGAGGAAGTCGCTGGGCAGAGCAAACAAGAAAGCGTGATCAAGCACCGCACGATTGGGCGACGGGCGGACGGTGATGTGACCACTCGGATTCAGCGGCACCAAAAAGATCGGCTCCTCCGCTCCACGCTGCACCCGCAGCCGCGCGGTGGTCTGGTGCTCGCCGGTGGTCGAGTGCACGTGAAAGCGGACGAAGGTGCGCTTGTTGGCGACCAGCGGGACGGAGTTGTTGAGGTCCTGCACCGACTGCACTACCTCGAGCTTGTCAGCGAGAAGGTCGAGTGCCGGTGTGGGCGTCGGGGTTGGCGTCGGCGTGATCGTGCGCGTGGCGGTGAACGTGCCCGTTGGAGTTGATGTTGCTGTTGCGGCTCGTGTCGGAGTCGCCGTCGGAACGAGCGTCTTGGTTGAAGTGGGCGTGGGCGTGACGGTCGCCGTCGGCGTGGAAAGGGATGAACGGCAACACACGGCACCGGTGGTGACACCCGGTTTGAATTGGCACGCAGTCCCGGAGGTGAAGTCCGTACAACACGCAGCGTCGATGCGACCACTAGCGAGGCAGCTCGATGTATTAGGCATCCGATCGGGGCAGCTCGAACCCACCGCGGCCATGTCGTCGTAGTCGCTGGTGCCGAGGCAGTCGCGACAGCTGTTGTTGTCGTTGGCGGCATTGAATGCGAAACAACCCGTGAACGCCGTCGCGGCTTCAAACGTGATGGTTCTGATCTGAGCGCTATTTTTCGTGCACACATCCCATCCGGGCGCGCAAAGAACCGCACCGTTGGCCACATGGCCGGTCCAGCCGCCTGAACATGCAGCGATGTCGGGGAACTGTGCGGTGTCGGTCAATCCCTCGCGCGTTCCGTCGGCGCAGCCGACTTCGACGTTCGCGTTTGGCGTCGGCGTCGGCGTGCTGGA comes from Deltaproteobacteria bacterium and encodes:
- a CDS encoding fibronectin type III domain-containing protein, which produces MHAHRKDTDNLTSSTPTPTPNANVEVGCADGTREGLTDTAQFPDIAACSGGWTGHVANGAVLCAPGWDVCTKNSAQIRTITFEAATAFTGCFAFNAANDNNSCRDCLGTSDYDDMAAVGSSCPDRMPNTSSCLASGRIDAACCTDFTSGTACQFKPGVTTGAVCCRSSLSTPTATVTPTPTSTKTLVPTATPTRAATATSTPTGTFTATRTITPTPTPTPTPALDLLADKLEVVQSVQDLNNSVPLVANKRTFVRFHVHSTTGEHQTTARLRVQRGAEEPIFLVPLNPSGHITVRPSPNRAVLDHAFLFALPSDFLDGTVALTAELNPDDDPTEANRANNEASASVTFEDVPPQTLVLYRVGYEEAGRTYNPDDLDRTQLASWLQRAFPISDLQVIERTYFAGRGMPSCSEVNAYLAAKRLWDLASGYDIPANARYYGMVYDARGLMPGCAAGVVAAGPTGMPDLIPAFAWDTDGTYGDWYGAHLLAHTWGRDHTEPYTDGRISPVLSGDAAMYGFDVTTRALYEPAWKDLMSLRSYLWVSDVTYEGLLGAFRSESGATSAAVAHESAPAPRQLLGRTPHLNPLPAAMRGEDNSGVGSRPLLAKEGVGGGLADRLLVVGTIEGTSAHLEPLFVVSNALDVKPAVPGDYTIVLRDDSGPLQTYAFTPDSAATEDDTQLLFINELVPYVAGTTRVDITGPSGLLHSVSAGLTEPSVHILSTDGGSAAAGGETIMLTWEADDADGDDLFFNVQYSADNGDTWETIEQNLTDTSVDIDLRNLRPSSQPRFRVLATDGIHTSRSAEAAYGALPDCPLTVQINGAPGPIVTLADGTLPLDASVADCRGSLATNRVKRIEWLAEGVVVATGRSSPNIPTCESGCPLSLGLHTVTVDVYYDEPQRKAGASIAVEVLSQQAVVKCNTIGGDECAHQLAAVPTAITCLPGEGSSVEITNSHIPPSPISWIANRPVGWVELIGPQCDGQQCTGGSTPANVTIRCNATGLAVGRYTSEVILSSSETRGQTTRLAVHLAWCTGDCGSDNEVTVEELVQGVNIALGYAPLADCPVFDTNNDAEVTVEELVAGVNHALNGCGG